A stretch of the Archangium violaceum genome encodes the following:
- a CDS encoding transposase, translating to MRGILFILRTDLPWEWLPQEVFGVSGVACWRRLREWAQAGVLEALQQTLPDELGEKGCLDWSRAAVDSFSVPAKKGGLLPARILRTGERRAPSTTWW from the coding sequence CTGCGGGGCATCCTCTTCATCCTCCGGACGGACCTGCCCTGGGAGTGGCTGCCCCAGGAGGTATTTGGTGTCAGTGGGGTGGCGTGCTGGCGACGGCTGCGGGAATGGGCACAGGCCGGTGTCCTGGAAGCCCTCCAGCAGACGTTGCCGGACGAGTTGGGAGAGAAGGGCTGCCTGGACTGGAGCCGTGCCGCTGTGGACTCCTTCAGCGTGCCGGCAAAAAAGGGGGGCCTCTTACCGGCCCGAATCCTACGGACAGGGGAAAGAAGGGCTCCAAGCACCACCTGGTGGTAG